A genome region from Gigantopelta aegis isolate Gae_Host chromosome 3, Gae_host_genome, whole genome shotgun sequence includes the following:
- the LOC121368763 gene encoding uncharacterized protein LOC121368763 has protein sequence MVSRSLLHNGYFSEENITSDMTVDSSEFPSYAVVQKPSSLKDGSLKKNGKLIAKKVTLPPDIDTGNGNRSPAINTVAPSIQQQNVPQQYEYPTYTEVRKYPQGYGSQPSPHSPIYPQQAPYVQSSPGGYGQPFPAQYPRQVYATQRKEPDYPPNYLQHPLPQSRMGYDDDYDNTVESTPMINQPINAKNLCYKSESDLPEPQPLVYPSAKRPMVFEQTSSSKMSIYDNVELFSSKNKD, from the coding sequence GAAAACATTACTTCAGATATGACGGTAGATTCGTCTGAGTTCCCGTCCTATGCTGTTGTGCAGAAACCGTCGTCATTGAAAGATGGCTCGCTGAAGAAAAACGGCAAACTAATTGCGAAAAAAGTCACACTTCCGCCGGATATTGATACCGGAAACGGAAACAGGTCGCCAGCAATAAACACCGTGGCGCCATCTATTCAGCAGCAGAACGTTCCACAGCAGTACGAGTATCCCACTTACACGGAAGTCCGGAAGTATCCGCAAGGTTATGGCTCTCAGCCGTCTCCCCATTCCCCGATATATCCACAGCAGGCCCCCTATGTGCAGAGTTCGCCCGGTGGCTATGGGCAGCCATTCCCGGCACAGTATCCAAGACAGGTTTATGCTACGCAGAGAAAAGAGCCCGATTACCCGCCTAATTATCTACAGCATCCATTGCCACAGTCTAGAATGGGCTACGACGACGATTACGACAACACAGTGGAGTCCACGCCCATGATTAATCAGCCAATCAACGCCAAGAACCTGTGCTACAAATCGGAATCGGATCTACCGGAACCGCAACCATTAGTGTATCCTTCCGCGAAACGTCCAATGGTTTTTGAGCAAACCTCCTCGTCCAAAATGAGTATCTATGACAACGTCGAGCTCTTCTCTAGTAAAAACAAAGATTGA